The nucleotide window CCAGCTCCTTCAGAACTTCGAGTCTTGATCTGAGGGTGAAGAAGATGTGAGGGACGTCGGGATCCTCAAATAACCCGGGCGTGTCGATAGCGATGTCGTCAAGGATTTTGTTTATTCTTGCCACTAGTTCTTCCGTCGTCGGCATGGGTCATCACGGCAACAGCTTGCCTTCTCTAATCTTCTCGGGCAAATACTCCTTCGCCACGAACTCCAGTGACTTGTTTGCCAGGGCCTGCTGCTCGATCCTGACGCCCCACTTGAGGGCCAATTTTAGTTGCCTCTGCCACTCCTTGTTCTGGAACCAGGGGTAGTTAAGCTCCTCTATGAGCCTCTTGTAATCTCCGGTAGGCCCTCCCTTCTTGTCGGGCGGTATCCCCTTGAGCTTCTCGGTAACGTTCTCGAGGCCGTACTCCTTTATATCGTCCATCGTCATGCCCACGAACTTGGCCCCCGGCGTTGCCAACTTTTCGCTAAGGTATGCGAGGTTTATGGAGCCCTGCTTTATGGTGGAGTAGATGTACCAACCGTAGGGGTCGCCATCAGTGAAGACAATTATTGGAAGGCCCTCCTCGTAGTGGAGCCTGTGGATTAGACGCCGAACACCTCTCGACGCCTGCCCCTGCGTGGCTATTATGAGGGCTCTCTCCCTCTTCGGATACTTCTCCTCTATTAGACGGTCGGCCATGGCGGCGGTCTCGACGACAAGGACGTAGTCCACGTTTATCTCTGGGAACTGGATGTGCTCAACGGTTCCGGGAACGGCCCAACCCCCCATACCGAGCTTGCTGGCGTTGAACTCGTCCTCTCCGTCCTTGATTACGATGTCTCCGTAGACGTATCCTCTCCTGTCGGCGGTTATGTGCATCTCCTCCCTGAGGATACCGAGCATCCTCTCGAGGTCCTCGATAATCGGGTCGCTTTCACTCTGATCCTCGAAAGTGTTCTCTCTAGTCCCCGGTATCGTGTGCTTGTTGGCGTAATATGCTTCTCTCAAGCTCGCGTGCTTGCCCTCGCTCACGAGCCTCTTGATATATGCCATCAGCAGCAGGGTCTGCATGAACTTTCTTGCATGGGCCACGTTGAGGAAATATCTGCGGGAGAGCTTGTCTCCCATCCTGATGAGCTTGGCCTCCTCGTCAAAGTAAACGTTGGTCAGACCCCTCGTCGGAACGTCGAAGTAGGGGTTCTTTCCGGCCTTCACGTCCTCGAGGATTCTCCGGCCGAGCTCCTCTATCTTTCTCAGAACTTTCTGGGGATCGTAGCTGAACTTCTCCTTGGGCTTCCCCCGTTTAAGCCTCATTCTCTGCCACCTCCTCGATTCCCTCAATGCTCTGGAACCTGCTCTCTATCAGGTTCAAGAAGTACTCCTTGATCTTCTCCTCGGGCTCGCCCGTTATGATGTGTAGGGACCTCGTTATCTCTGGCAGGTATTTTTCGAAGGTCTTCCTCCTCTTGACTTGGTAGAGCCTTCTGTACTTACCACCCAAGTAGGTGGCAAGCTTCCTGGCGGCGTCCATTATCGCAAGACGGATCTCGTTGTATATCTCCTCGACGTCGGCTATGCTCTGCTTGCCCGTGCTCGTGTATGGAACGTGAACGCTAACGACGTTTACCATGACGACGAGGGGAGCGTTCTCGAAGCTATCTATCCGGTAGCGCTTCCAGTCGATGCTTCTTACCGCGGAAGTTATCACACAGCTCCCAGCGTCGAAGAGCAAGGGAACGCGGTTGGCGTAGCGGAGGATCTCTGGACCGGTTATCTGTCCTCCGTAGGCTAAGCCAACCTCGACCTGAAAGGGGATTCCGCCCGCGTAGACCCTTGGTGCCCTCGTAACGGCCGTGACGAACTCGGGCTTCAGGATACCCATTAGGCCCTTTTCTATGTTCTCCTCCCCTATCGGTCTCAAGCCGTGCGTCGGCGGT belongs to Pyrococcus yayanosii CH1 and includes:
- a CDS encoding DNA topoisomerase IV subunit A, giving the protein MRLKRGKPKEKFSYDPQKVLRKIEELGRRILEDVKAGKNPYFDVPTRGLTNVYFDEEAKLIRMGDKLSRRYFLNVAHARKFMQTLLLMAYIKRLVSEGKHASLREAYYANKHTIPGTRENTFEDQSESDPIIEDLERMLGILREEMHITADRRGYVYGDIVIKDGEDEFNASKLGMGGWAVPGTVEHIQFPEINVDYVLVVETAAMADRLIEEKYPKRERALIIATQGQASRGVRRLIHRLHYEEGLPIIVFTDGDPYGWYIYSTIKQGSINLAYLSEKLATPGAKFVGMTMDDIKEYGLENVTEKLKGIPPDKKGGPTGDYKRLIEELNYPWFQNKEWQRQLKLALKWGVRIEQQALANKSLEFVAKEYLPEKIREGKLLP